One part of the Mya arenaria isolate MELC-2E11 chromosome 3, ASM2691426v1 genome encodes these proteins:
- the LOC128229367 gene encoding peroxidase-like: MADQENKTDNFFSFLNLVVGAYLVADITHIKPYLDKDGEPPHCCDGICNHPECFPIVQRNGDPFPATSECMNFVRSVAKDNCNGTRTPVNFQTSFIDLSHLYGISKQENRRIRTFTGGKLILRNGLLPPNLEETTCKLMGSFNRDTNYCPFSFRAKRVTPITDAIQTLFTREHNRIADGLAAVNPHWGDERLFQEARRILIAQWQNIIYNEWLIKLISVPSAIEAGIGTRVCGYKNDYDANVEPSVFVEFTTAAMRFAHAQLPALLRLFDANFNAVGNPVPVSDILFNVATYFDGGSGEGVTNLLRAFIASPIGTVADPFLELDYLDNLFRDGMGGSYDLASLGIQRGRDHGLPTYNQMRAFFNRSVAATFADLENIPKDIQDRLAKVYQCPDDIDLFTGGLAEDEGEALSLLHFLFNDIVTMQMKRLRTGDRLFFENREAGFTEGQLNNLRQLRLSNIICDNTSADELPRWLLVNPLPQIPIQACSDYTALDFELWREIV, translated from the exons ATGGCGGATCaggaaaacaaaacagacaatttTTTCTCCTTCCTGAACCTGGTGGTCGGTGCCTACCTCGTCGCGGATATCACACATATAAAACCTTATCTCG ACAAAGATGGTGAACCACCTCACTGCTGTGATGGTATATGCAATCA CCCCGAGTGTTTCCccattgttcaaagaaatggcGACCCGTTCCCTGCAACCAGTGAATGCATGAACTTCGTACGATCCGTGGCGAAAGACAACTGCAAtg GTACCCGTACCCCAGTGAACTTCCAGACCTCATTCATAGACTTGTCGCACTTGTATGGGATCAGCAAGCAAGAAAACAGGAGGATTAGGACGTTTACGGGAG GAAAACTGATACTTCGCAATGGGCTACTACCTCCGAACCTGGAAGAAACCACATGTAAACTGATGGGATCATTCAATAGGGACACCAACTATTGTCCATTTT CTTTCAGAGCTAAAAGGGTCACTCCAATCACAGACGCTATTCAAACACTGTTCACGAGGGAACACAACCGGATAGCCGACGGACTCGCGGCCGTGAACCCGCACTGGGGAGACGAGCGGCTCTTCCAG GAGGCTCGCAGGATACTTATCGCACAGTGGCAAAACATCATCTACAATGAGTGGTTGATTAAACTGATCAGCGTACCGAGTGCTATAGAGGCGGGCATTGGTACCAGG GTATGCGGTTACAAGAACGACTACGACGCCAACGTCGAACCATCAGTGTTTGTTGAGTTCACGACCGCCGCCATGCGCTTCGCACACGCGCAATTACCGGCACTTCTGAGGCTGTTTGACGCCAACTTCAACGCGGTTGGCAACCCGGTGCCCGTCAGTGACATCCTCTTTAATGTGGCCACCTATTTTGACGGCGGCAGCGGAGAAGGCGTGACAAACCTCCTTCGGGCATTCATAGCTAGCCCCATTGGAACTGTTGCTGA tccaTTCCTGGAACTTGACTACCTCGATAACCTCTTTCGAGATGGAATGGGGGGAAGTTACGATCTTGCAAGTCTCGGCATTCAAAG GGGTCGTGATCACGGTCTGCCGACCTACAACCAGATGCGGGCCTTCTTCAACCGGTCGGTGGCGGCTACCTTCGCTGACCTTGAAAACATTCCGAAGGATATTCAGGATCGGCTAGCGAAAGTGTATCA ATGCCCAGACGATATTGACCTTTTCACTGGGGGCTTGGCCGAGGATGAGGGAGAGGCACTGAGTCTCCTCCACTTTCTTTTCAACGATATTGTAACCATGCAGATGAAGAGGCTGAGGACAGGAGACCggcttttctttgaaaataggGAGGCGGGCTTTACTGAAG GCCAGCTAAACAACCTTCGCCAGTTGAGgctatcaaatataatatgcGACAACACCTCTGCCGACGAACTCCCTCGCTGGCTTCTCGTTAATCCCCTACCACAGATTCCGATCCAGGCCTGCAGCGACTACACTGCACTCGACTTTGAGCTATGGCGAGAGATAGTCTGA
- the LOC128228729 gene encoding heat shock protein 27-like, which translates to MSWSIVPLLTRDIDYFDRQRDLYSKWMHLFDDDWRAMRFDDSVSRFDRELDRIRRELHDLDAQVPELQVAQPFVTDPEGNRKLSLRFNCDKFKPEEITVKTTGNVLNVHAKHEEDRPGKKVHMEFTRNYTLPKNVDPKGLKSTLSKDGVLQIEAPAPPAVEAPKENLIPIERL; encoded by the exons ATGTCATGGTCAATTGTGCCGTTGTTAACGCGGGATATCGACTACTTTGATCGTCAGAGGGACCTGTATTCCAAGTGGATGCATTTGTTTGATGATGATTGGAGGGCCATGAG attcGACGATTCCGTGAGCCGATTTGACCGAGAATTGGACCGCATCCGTCGTGAGCTGCATGACCTAGACGCTCAAGTTCCGGAGCTCCAGGTCGCACAACCGTTCGTCACGGACCCGGAGGGGAACCGGAAGTTGTCGCTCCGTTTCAACTGCGACAAGTTCAAACCGGAAGAAATCACAGTTAAGACCACCGGAAACGTCCTGAACGTGCACGCGAAACACGAGGAAGACCGCCCAGGCAAGAAAGTTCACATGGAGTTTACACGAAACTACACGCTTCCGAAAAACGTTGATCCAAAAGGCCTAAAATCCACCCTCTCCAAGGACGGGGTGCTGCAAATTGAGGCCCCGGCGCCACCCGCGGTTGAGGCTCCGAAAGAAAACCTCATTCCGATCGAAAGATTGTAA